The following proteins come from a genomic window of Achromobacter deleyi:
- a CDS encoding helix-turn-helix transcriptional regulator, which translates to MSRLFLESCALELLARGLQGLDDDAIDAAADTRLHPQDRQRMLRVRDRLLAEPGHPHRLAELARDAGVSISTLKQKFPLVAGAPVFEYLRQLRLERARRGLLHEGWSVKQAAFYAGYRHPTNFATAYRRRFGVAPSLG; encoded by the coding sequence GTGTCGCGTCTGTTTCTCGAAAGCTGCGCGCTGGAACTGCTGGCACGGGGCCTGCAGGGCCTGGATGACGACGCGATCGATGCCGCCGCGGACACCCGCCTGCACCCGCAGGACCGCCAGCGCATGCTGCGGGTGCGCGACCGCCTGCTGGCCGAGCCCGGCCATCCGCACAGGCTGGCCGAGCTGGCGCGCGACGCCGGCGTCAGCATCAGCACCCTGAAGCAGAAATTCCCGCTGGTGGCGGGCGCGCCGGTGTTCGAATACCTGCGCCAGCTACGCCTGGAACGCGCCCGCCGCGGCCTGCTGCATGAGGGCTGGAGCGTGAAACAGGCGGCCTTTTATGCCGGCTATCGCCATCCCACCAACTTCGCCACCGCGTATCGGCGCCGCTTCGGCGTCGCCCCCTCGCTGGGCTAG